Proteins encoded together in one Nocardioides marinisabuli window:
- a CDS encoding phosphotransferase family protein, translated as MDHPDSPGDPAFASLRPLEGGWSGETFVAEAGGERTVVRIYSGRRGPDAPAVDAAVLAHAAGVVPGVPPVLEVRRADPDQGLPGLLVTGFLPGERGDLVLPRLDDAGAASAGEALGRVLVALAGAVLPRGGAFVDAALTIGPHPAPYDVDGLVELVEVLVAAPGSWLPALGAAGLDRLAGLARDAQDLLDEVPQHCLVHSDLNPKNLLLRVPDEQDAPVEVTGVLDWEFAHAGNPFTDLGNLLRFERRPAFHDAVVTTYAALRGVEADRALELARAADLAALVELASRAGQNPVSDRAAAQLGAVVASGDLDAQTGTWR; from the coding sequence GTGGACCACCCCGACTCTCCCGGCGACCCGGCCTTCGCCTCGCTGCGACCCCTCGAGGGCGGCTGGTCGGGGGAGACGTTCGTGGCCGAGGCGGGCGGCGAGCGCACCGTCGTGCGCATCTACTCCGGGCGCCGTGGACCCGACGCCCCCGCGGTCGACGCGGCGGTGCTGGCGCACGCGGCCGGTGTGGTGCCGGGGGTGCCCCCGGTGCTCGAGGTCCGGCGAGCCGACCCCGACCAGGGCCTCCCCGGGCTGCTGGTGACCGGGTTCCTGCCCGGCGAGCGGGGCGACCTGGTGCTGCCCCGGCTCGACGACGCCGGCGCGGCGTCCGCGGGTGAGGCGCTGGGTCGGGTGCTCGTCGCCCTGGCCGGCGCCGTGCTGCCGCGCGGGGGCGCCTTCGTCGACGCCGCGCTCACCATCGGCCCCCACCCGGCGCCGTACGACGTCGACGGCCTGGTCGAGCTGGTCGAGGTGCTGGTGGCGGCCCCGGGGTCGTGGCTGCCGGCGCTCGGGGCCGCGGGGCTCGACCGCCTGGCCGGGCTCGCCCGGGACGCGCAGGACCTGCTCGACGAGGTGCCGCAGCACTGCCTGGTGCACAGCGACCTCAACCCCAAGAACCTGCTGCTGCGCGTGCCCGACGAGCAGGACGCCCCGGTCGAGGTGACCGGCGTCCTCGACTGGGAGTTCGCGCACGCGGGGAACCCCTTCACCGACCTGGGCAACCTGCTGCGCTTCGAGCGGCGCCCCGCGTTCCACGACGCCGTGGTGACGACGTACGCCGCCCTGCGCGGGGTCGAGGCCGACCGGGCGCTCGAGCTGGCCCGGGCCGCCGACCTGGCGGCCCTGGTCGAGCTGGCCTCCCGGGCCGGGCAGAACCCGGTCAGCGACCGTGCCGCGGCGCAGCTGGGCGCGGTGGTCGCCAGCGGCGACCTGGACGCCCAAACGGGCACGTGGCGCTGA
- a CDS encoding SLC13 family permease: protein MTSTVQDTTDTPTRSAQHTWGVRGLGVLIAAAVYLALGGADLSQDGRVVAAVGALMATWWMTEAIPLAATALLPIALLPALTDDLAVPDATAPYADPIVFLFLGGFLIAIAMQKWDLHRRIALLTLRRVGTHPRRIILGMMIATAFLSMWVSNTATTLMMLPIALSVLALVVENSSGSDQRTDEAELTERLGGRETMREVIDDPDVRLFGVALLLSVAWAASIGGLGTLLGSPPNAIVAGYLSSELGRDIGFAEWMMLGLPLVVVFLAIAWLLVTRVIFRFRLDSIPGGRELIDSQIADLGPASRGEKVVLAVFATAAFFWVVPGVLASIGDLGERAPWLDGFDDTAIAITAGLVMFLIPGDDRGRMTLEWHDAEKGLPWGVLLLFGGGLSLAGAVAATGLDAWFGEQVGALGALPIVLLLAAVVTLVLLLTEVTSNTATAATFIPVLGGVAAGLGVDPVTLLIPAALAATCAFMLPVGTPPNAIVFGTGAVRIADMARGGAVLNVLGVVLITLFTVLIGPFALDLVL from the coding sequence ATGACCAGCACCGTCCAGGACACCACCGACACGCCGACCCGTTCGGCTCAGCACACCTGGGGTGTGCGGGGGTTGGGGGTGTTGATCGCCGCCGCGGTCTACCTCGCCCTCGGCGGCGCCGACCTCTCGCAGGACGGGCGCGTGGTCGCCGCCGTGGGCGCGCTGATGGCGACCTGGTGGATGACCGAGGCCATCCCGCTGGCGGCCACGGCGCTGCTGCCGATCGCGCTGCTGCCGGCGCTCACCGACGACCTGGCCGTGCCCGACGCGACGGCGCCGTACGCCGACCCCATCGTCTTCCTCTTCCTCGGCGGCTTCCTCATCGCCATCGCCATGCAGAAGTGGGACCTGCACCGGCGCATCGCGCTGCTCACGCTGCGCCGGGTCGGCACCCATCCCCGCCGGATCATCCTCGGGATGATGATCGCCACCGCGTTCCTCTCGATGTGGGTCTCCAACACCGCGACCACGCTGATGATGCTGCCGATCGCGCTCTCGGTGCTCGCCCTGGTCGTCGAGAACAGCTCCGGCAGCGACCAGCGCACCGACGAGGCCGAGCTGACCGAACGCCTCGGCGGGCGCGAGACCATGCGCGAGGTCATCGACGACCCCGACGTGCGGCTCTTCGGTGTGGCCCTGCTGCTCTCGGTGGCGTGGGCCGCCTCCATCGGCGGGCTCGGCACTCTGCTCGGTTCCCCGCCCAACGCGATCGTGGCCGGCTACCTCTCCAGCGAGCTCGGCCGCGACATCGGCTTCGCCGAGTGGATGATGCTCGGGCTGCCGTTGGTGGTGGTGTTCCTGGCCATCGCCTGGCTGCTCGTCACCCGGGTCATCTTCCGCTTCCGCCTCGACTCCATCCCCGGCGGTCGCGAGCTCATCGACTCCCAGATCGCCGACCTCGGCCCGGCCAGCCGGGGCGAGAAGGTGGTGCTGGCCGTCTTCGCGACCGCCGCCTTCTTCTGGGTGGTGCCGGGCGTGCTGGCCAGCATCGGCGACCTAGGCGAACGAGCGCCCTGGCTCGACGGCTTCGACGACACCGCCATCGCGATCACCGCCGGCCTGGTCATGTTCCTCATCCCCGGCGACGACCGGGGCCGGATGACCCTGGAGTGGCACGACGCCGAGAAGGGCCTGCCCTGGGGCGTGCTGCTGCTCTTCGGCGGCGGCCTGAGCCTGGCCGGTGCCGTGGCCGCGACCGGCCTGGACGCCTGGTTCGGCGAGCAGGTCGGTGCCCTGGGCGCGCTTCCGATCGTGCTGCTGCTGGCGGCGGTCGTGACCCTGGTGCTGCTGCTGACCGAGGTCACCAGCAACACCGCCACCGCCGCGACCTTCATCCCGGTGCTCGGCGGCGTCGCCGCCGGCCTGGGCGTCGACCCCGTGACCCTGCTGATCCCCGCCGCGCTCGCCGCCACCTGCGCCTTCATGCTGCCGGTCGGCACGCCGCCCAACGCCATCGTCTTCGGCACCGGCGCGGTGCGGATCGCCGACATGGCCCGCGGTGGCGCGGTGCTCAACGTGCTCGGCGTCGTGCTGATCACGCTCTTCACCGTGCTGATCGGCCCGTTCGCCCTGGACCTGGTGCTGTGA
- a CDS encoding GNAT family N-acetyltransferase: MITTLSTDALGACVALYVDIFNAPPWNESWKAEDAAQRLGDFLATPRAHGVFSRDSDGELLGFAVGHLERSGVDDHFLLKEMCVRPSRQREGHGTRLLGALAKHLEGVRHWYLLTARDSDASAFYERNGFRPAGRMGVFVRP, from the coding sequence GTGATCACCACTCTGTCGACCGACGCGCTTGGCGCTTGTGTCGCCCTCTACGTCGACATCTTCAATGCCCCGCCCTGGAACGAGTCGTGGAAAGCGGAGGATGCCGCTCAACGGCTCGGCGACTTCCTCGCTACTCCCCGCGCCCACGGGGTCTTTTCGCGAGACTCCGACGGGGAACTGCTCGGCTTCGCGGTCGGTCACCTGGAACGTTCGGGAGTCGACGACCACTTCCTGCTCAAGGAGATGTGCGTTCGCCCGAGCAGGCAACGCGAAGGCCACGGCACCCGGCTGCTGGGTGCTCTCGCCAAGCACCTTGAAGGCGTTCGGCACTGGTACCTCCTAACCGCCCGTGACAGCGACGCGTCAGCCTTCTACGAAAGGAACGGCTTCCGCCCCGCCGGACGCATGGGCGTCTTCGTCCGACCGTGA
- the coaE gene encoding dephospho-CoA kinase, with the protein MRVGLTGGVASGKSTVANMLAELGAVVIDADALAREVVERGTPGLAAVVEEFGDELLTPEGDLDRPAMGRLVFGDESARKRLEAIVHPLVFERYAELEATAPEGALVVHDIPLLAESGRADGFDAVIVVDAPTETQVERMLEQRGWTLEDAESRIAAQATREQRLAVATHVIENTGTLDELRARVRAVHDELAVRA; encoded by the coding sequence ATGCGCGTTGGTCTCACGGGGGGAGTCGCGTCGGGCAAGAGCACCGTCGCGAACATGCTGGCAGAGCTGGGAGCCGTCGTGATCGATGCCGACGCGCTCGCCCGCGAGGTCGTCGAGCGGGGCACGCCAGGCCTGGCCGCGGTCGTCGAGGAGTTCGGCGACGAGCTGCTGACCCCCGAGGGCGACCTCGACCGCCCGGCGATGGGGCGCCTCGTCTTCGGCGACGAGTCGGCCCGCAAGCGCCTCGAGGCGATCGTGCACCCGCTGGTCTTCGAGCGGTACGCCGAGCTGGAGGCGACCGCACCCGAGGGGGCCCTGGTGGTCCACGACATCCCGCTGCTCGCCGAGTCGGGACGCGCCGACGGCTTCGACGCCGTCATCGTGGTCGACGCCCCCACCGAGACGCAGGTGGAGCGGATGCTCGAGCAGCGCGGCTGGACCCTCGAGGACGCCGAGTCGCGCATCGCCGCGCAGGCGACCCGCGAGCAGCGCCTCGCCGTGGCGACCCACGTCATCGAGAACACCGGCACCCTCGACGAGCTGCGCGCCCGGGTGCGCGCCGTCCACGACGAGCTGGCGGTGCGGGCGTGA
- a CDS encoding histidine phosphatase family protein, with protein sequence MSTMSRESTRLLYLARHAEPDAHDAGLTSIGSVQAQHLGQRLAPLSVGRITHGPLPRAAETARIVAEQFEQSPALVDDDCVGDYFPHLPRREEIPDAWADTVMSFLGEVSEDEASRGAALGADAIDLWAGPAVDGRAPVDVVITHAFTIGWLVAHALAAPTWRWFPPMQCHAGLTVIRYEVGSPPSVVFANDMAHLPADLQWTGFPDHLRL encoded by the coding sequence ATGAGCACCATGTCTCGGGAAAGCACTCGGTTGCTGTACCTCGCCCGCCATGCGGAGCCCGATGCGCACGATGCCGGACTGACCTCGATCGGTTCGGTACAGGCACAGCACCTGGGCCAGCGGCTCGCACCGCTGTCGGTGGGCCGCATCACCCACGGACCGCTCCCGCGCGCGGCCGAGACGGCGCGGATCGTGGCGGAACAGTTCGAGCAGAGTCCCGCACTCGTGGACGATGATTGCGTGGGCGACTACTTCCCCCACCTGCCCCGACGTGAAGAGATTCCGGACGCGTGGGCTGACACCGTCATGTCGTTCTTGGGGGAGGTGTCCGAAGATGAGGCATCCCGTGGCGCGGCTCTAGGAGCAGACGCGATTGACCTCTGGGCTGGTCCCGCTGTCGATGGTCGAGCACCTGTGGACGTCGTCATCACGCACGCGTTCACGATCGGGTGGCTCGTGGCACACGCCTTGGCCGCCCCGACCTGGCGCTGGTTCCCTCCGATGCAGTGTCATGCCGGACTAACGGTGATCAGGTACGAGGTCGGTTCCCCGCCGTCCGTCGTTTTCGCTAACGACATGGCGCACCTCCCTGCTGACCTCCAGTGGACCGGGTTCCCCGACCACCTGCGTCTCTGA
- a CDS encoding SRPBCC domain-containing protein, whose protein sequence is MTTTTSTSTAIAAPPERVWRLLTDTDWWNRADNGVVDVAGAIAQGQKIKLVSELDPKRGFKLQVAEMDEPHHMVWTGGMPLGLCTGRRSFRLEATNAGCTFSMAEDFTGPLSPLIVRALPDFQGSFDQFAAALKADSEA, encoded by the coding sequence ATGACCACCACCACGAGCACCAGCACCGCCATCGCCGCACCGCCGGAGCGTGTGTGGCGGCTGCTGACCGACACCGACTGGTGGAACCGCGCCGACAACGGGGTGGTCGACGTCGCCGGCGCCATCGCGCAGGGGCAGAAGATCAAGCTGGTCTCCGAGCTCGACCCGAAGCGGGGCTTCAAGCTCCAGGTCGCCGAGATGGACGAGCCCCACCACATGGTGTGGACGGGCGGGATGCCGCTGGGGCTGTGCACCGGCCGCCGCTCCTTCAGGCTCGAGGCCACCAACGCGGGATGCACCTTCAGCATGGCCGAGGACTTCACCGGCCCGCTGTCGCCGCTCATCGTCCGGGCGCTGCCCGACTTCCAGGGGTCCTTCGACCAGTTCGCCGCTGCGCTGAAGGCCGACAGCGAGGCGTGA
- the rpsA gene encoding 30S ribosomal protein S1, with protein MTSTISTLPDYDAPQIAINDIGSEEDFLAAIDATIKYFNDGDIVDGTIVKVDRDEVLLDIGYKTEGVIPSRELSIKHDVDPNEVVAVGDKVEALVLQKEDKEGRLILSKKRAQYERAWGTIEQVKEEDGVVEGTVIEVVKGGLILDIGLRGFLPASLVEMRRVRDLQPYVGQTLEAKIIELDKNRNNVVLSRRAWLEQTQSEVRHGFLTQLQKGQIRKGVVSSIVNFGAFVDLGGVDGLVHVSELSWKHIDHPSEVVAVGDEVTVEVLDVDMDRERVSLSLKATQEDPWQHFARTHQIGQIVPGKVTKLVPFGSFVRVEEGIEGLVHISELAERHVEIPEQVVQVNDDVMVKIIDIDLERRRISLSLKQANETAAASDVEEFDPTLYGMTATYDEQGNYVYPEGFDPETGEWLEGFDEQRGVWEEQYAKAHARWEAHVKQQAEAKVAEVEAGEATSYSSGGHDEVEGDESADTGSGSLASDEALQALREKLTGGGN; from the coding sequence ATGACGAGCACCATCTCCACTCTTCCTGACTACGACGCGCCGCAGATCGCGATCAACGACATCGGGTCGGAAGAGGACTTCCTCGCGGCTATCGACGCGACCATCAAGTACTTCAACGACGGCGACATCGTCGACGGCACCATCGTCAAGGTGGACCGCGACGAGGTCCTGCTCGACATCGGCTACAAGACCGAGGGCGTCATCCCCTCGCGCGAGCTGTCGATCAAGCACGACGTCGACCCCAACGAGGTCGTCGCCGTCGGCGACAAGGTCGAGGCCCTCGTCCTCCAGAAGGAGGACAAGGAAGGCCGGCTGATCCTGTCCAAGAAGCGCGCCCAGTACGAGCGCGCCTGGGGCACCATCGAGCAGGTCAAGGAGGAGGACGGCGTCGTCGAGGGCACCGTCATCGAGGTCGTCAAGGGCGGCCTCATCCTCGACATCGGCCTGCGCGGCTTCCTGCCCGCCTCGCTGGTGGAGATGCGTCGCGTCCGCGACCTGCAGCCCTACGTCGGTCAGACCCTCGAGGCCAAGATCATCGAGCTCGACAAGAACCGCAACAACGTGGTCCTGTCGCGCCGTGCCTGGCTCGAGCAGACCCAGTCCGAGGTCCGCCACGGCTTCCTCACCCAGCTGCAGAAGGGCCAGATCCGCAAGGGTGTCGTGTCCTCGATCGTCAACTTCGGTGCCTTCGTGGACCTCGGTGGCGTCGACGGCCTCGTGCACGTCTCGGAGCTGTCCTGGAAGCACATCGACCACCCCTCCGAGGTCGTGGCCGTGGGCGACGAGGTCACCGTCGAGGTCCTCGACGTCGACATGGACCGCGAGCGGGTCTCGCTGTCGCTCAAGGCGACGCAGGAGGACCCCTGGCAGCACTTCGCCCGCACCCACCAGATCGGTCAGATCGTGCCCGGCAAGGTCACCAAGCTGGTGCCCTTCGGCTCGTTCGTCCGCGTCGAGGAGGGCATCGAGGGCCTGGTGCACATCTCCGAGCTGGCCGAGCGCCACGTGGAGATCCCCGAGCAGGTCGTCCAGGTCAACGACGACGTCATGGTCAAGATCATCGACATCGACCTCGAGCGTCGCCGCATCTCGCTGTCGCTGAAGCAGGCCAACGAGACCGCTGCCGCCTCGGACGTCGAGGAGTTCGACCCGACGCTCTACGGCATGACCGCCACGTACGACGAGCAGGGCAACTACGTCTACCCCGAGGGCTTCGACCCCGAGACCGGCGAGTGGCTCGAGGGCTTCGACGAGCAGCGTGGTGTCTGGGAGGAGCAGTACGCCAAGGCGCACGCTCGCTGGGAGGCCCACGTCAAGCAGCAGGCCGAGGCCAAGGTGGCCGAGGTCGAGGCCGGCGAGGCCACCTCGTACTCCAGCGGTGGCCACGACGAGGTCGAGGGCGACGAGTCCGCCGACACCGGCTCCGGCTCGCTGGCTTCCGACGAGGCGCTGCAGGCGCTGCGCGAGAAGCTCACCGGCGGCGGCAACTGA
- a CDS encoding ABC transporter: protein MPLPSVLLDAALLPWRVGVAATRTTLALGVLASPEGPLRRPGGYADLLLRVIGERGYAEQLTDLLTDEQGPMRLAGAVNELVAPDRPLGRMLQRDGVVDALLAEGGPVDRLLAPGGALDRLLAEDGALERVVAADGVLDRVLRPGGLADRLLTDDSFIEKLLDEGGTLDQLVQLGATLEAIQPRLAELAAVVPTLSASADALGRAVGPLGDLAGRLPMSRRKPTPLGP from the coding sequence ATGCCACTGCCCTCCGTCCTCCTCGACGCCGCGCTGCTGCCGTGGCGTGTCGGGGTCGCCGCCACCCGCACCACCCTCGCCCTGGGCGTCCTCGCCTCGCCGGAGGGGCCGCTGCGCCGCCCGGGCGGGTACGCCGACCTGCTGCTGCGGGTGATCGGTGAGCGCGGCTACGCCGAGCAGCTGACCGACCTGCTCACCGACGAGCAGGGGCCGATGCGCCTGGCCGGTGCCGTCAACGAGCTGGTCGCCCCCGACCGCCCGCTGGGCCGGATGCTCCAGCGCGACGGGGTCGTCGACGCGCTGCTCGCTGAGGGCGGCCCCGTCGACCGGCTGCTGGCACCCGGCGGGGCGCTGGACCGGCTGCTCGCCGAGGACGGCGCCCTGGAGAGGGTCGTGGCCGCCGACGGCGTCCTCGACCGGGTGCTGCGACCGGGCGGCCTGGCCGACCGGCTGCTCACCGACGACTCCTTCATCGAGAAGCTCCTCGACGAGGGCGGCACGCTCGACCAGCTGGTGCAGCTCGGCGCCACCCTCGAGGCCATCCAGCCGCGGCTGGCCGAGCTGGCCGCGGTGGTGCCGACCCTCTCGGCCTCCGCCGACGCGCTGGGCCGTGCGGTGGGTCCCCTGGGCGACCTGGCCGGGCGGCTGCCGATGTCGCGGCGCAAGCCCACCCCGCTGGGCCCGTGA
- a CDS encoding HNH endonuclease signature motif containing protein, translated as MRPLQHPTSDRAPSPGVGVPADLSSAPELGPVAQAVHAARAAMAAARDGDLRRQPVDDLAVLVQALSGLEAEASALLGEVLGEAERRQVADAEAATGTDAWAAALTGQSREVLAGGARVAELLRSKYHHARAAYATGAITTRQVRIIVAAAEQAPLETTPEQLAAAEEILVNKATGIGTRTGRPMNPKRLRQAARRMLDVVDRDLADKHEAIMLGRESRRAKHETYLALHDNGDGTYSGKFTIPELHGSLLRTAIETLSAPRRLNKARTSPEGENISGYDESAPTGPDHGLSGWEIHGNALCELIEHLPTDGWNGANALTLLVTMTAEDLTRDLAATGDLDPATWPDWHGPHETGTARLDTGTRTAAGDLRRLACEAGLVPAVLNAQSVPLDLGRTRRLHTHHQRKALFLLYDTCAIGTCERPFAWTETHHLTPWAHHGDTDLDDALPLCSWHHHRAHDPRWHLTQHPLRGWELKARRTNRH; from the coding sequence ATGAGGCCGCTCCAGCACCCCACCAGCGACCGGGCCCCCAGCCCGGGTGTCGGGGTGCCCGCCGACCTCTCCTCAGCCCCTGAGCTGGGCCCGGTGGCGCAGGCCGTGCACGCCGCTCGTGCGGCGATGGCGGCGGCACGCGACGGGGATCTGCGTCGGCAGCCGGTCGATGACCTCGCCGTGCTGGTCCAAGCCCTCTCGGGCCTGGAGGCGGAGGCGTCCGCGCTGCTGGGTGAGGTGCTCGGGGAGGCCGAACGACGCCAGGTCGCCGACGCCGAGGCCGCCACCGGCACCGATGCCTGGGCCGCCGCCCTGACCGGCCAGTCCCGCGAGGTCCTCGCCGGTGGCGCCCGGGTCGCGGAGCTGCTCCGCAGCAAGTACCACCACGCCCGTGCGGCGTACGCGACCGGCGCGATCACCACCCGCCAGGTCCGCATCATCGTCGCCGCCGCCGAACAAGCACCCCTCGAAACCACCCCCGAGCAGCTCGCCGCCGCCGAGGAGATCCTGGTCAACAAAGCCACCGGCATCGGCACCCGCACCGGGCGCCCGATGAACCCCAAACGCCTCCGCCAAGCCGCCCGGCGGATGCTCGATGTCGTCGACCGCGACCTCGCCGACAAGCACGAAGCGATCATGCTCGGGCGCGAATCCAGGCGCGCGAAGCACGAGACCTACCTCGCCCTGCACGACAACGGCGACGGCACCTACTCCGGCAAGTTCACCATCCCCGAGCTCCACGGCTCCCTGCTCCGCACCGCCATCGAGACCCTGTCGGCACCCCGCCGCCTCAACAAGGCGCGCACCAGCCCGGAGGGTGAGAACATTTCCGGCTACGACGAGTCCGCTCCCACCGGCCCCGACCACGGCCTGTCCGGCTGGGAGATCCACGGCAACGCCCTGTGCGAGCTCATCGAGCACCTGCCCACCGACGGCTGGAACGGCGCCAACGCCCTCACCCTGCTGGTCACCATGACCGCCGAAGACCTCACCCGCGACCTCGCCGCCACCGGCGACCTCGACCCCGCCACCTGGCCCGACTGGCACGGCCCCCACGAGACCGGCACCGCCCGCCTCGACACCGGCACCCGCACCGCCGCCGGCGACCTGCGCCGCCTGGCCTGCGAAGCAGGACTCGTCCCCGCCGTCCTCAACGCCCAGTCAGTCCCGCTCGACCTTGGCCGCACCCGACGGCTCCACACCCATCATCAACGCAAAGCGTTGTTCCTGCTCTACGACACCTGCGCGATCGGGACCTGCGAGAGACCCTTCGCCTGGACCGAGACCCACCACCTCACCCCCTGGGCCCACCACGGCGACACCGACCTCGACGACGCACTCCCCCTCTGCTCCTGGCACCACCACCGAGCCCACGACCCCCGGTGGCACCTCACCCAGCACCCACTCCGAGGCTGGGAGCTGAAGGCACGCCGGACCAACCGGCACTGA
- a CDS encoding GlxA family transcriptional regulator, translated as MLRDVAVLVYDGVAPFELGVVCESFGIDRRDDGVPLVDFAVCGPQPGTVATSGGFSMLVEHGLERLEQADLVCVPAMPRTPGLPDGVAEALQRVVARGARVLSVCSGAFTLGEAGLLDGRECTTHWRHTAELEQRFPLARVVPEVLYVDTGQVVTSAGTAAGIDACLHLWRQEHGARVAGAVARRMVVPPQRDGGQAQFIARAVPDCDAETLGPLLTWIVEHLEEDLGVEALARRALMSPRTFARRFREETGTTPHSWVTHQRVAAAEELLERSDLAVEQIATRVGFGNAATLRQQFGRVRGISPQQYRRQFAC; from the coding sequence ATGCTCCGTGACGTCGCCGTCCTCGTCTACGACGGGGTCGCGCCCTTCGAGCTCGGTGTCGTCTGCGAGTCGTTCGGCATCGACCGGCGCGACGACGGCGTCCCGCTGGTCGACTTCGCCGTGTGCGGCCCCCAGCCTGGGACGGTGGCGACCTCGGGAGGGTTCTCGATGCTGGTCGAGCACGGCCTGGAGCGGCTGGAGCAGGCCGACCTGGTCTGCGTGCCGGCGATGCCCCGCACGCCCGGGCTCCCCGACGGCGTGGCCGAGGCGCTGCAGCGGGTGGTGGCCCGCGGCGCGAGGGTGCTGTCGGTCTGCTCGGGTGCCTTCACGCTCGGCGAGGCCGGGCTGCTGGACGGTCGCGAGTGCACCACGCACTGGCGCCACACCGCCGAGCTGGAGCAGCGCTTCCCGCTGGCCCGGGTGGTCCCCGAGGTCCTGTACGTCGACACGGGCCAGGTGGTGACCAGTGCGGGCACCGCGGCCGGAATCGACGCCTGCCTGCACCTGTGGCGCCAGGAGCACGGCGCCCGGGTGGCCGGGGCGGTGGCCCGGCGGATGGTGGTGCCCCCGCAGCGCGACGGCGGTCAGGCGCAGTTCATCGCGCGCGCGGTGCCCGACTGCGACGCCGAGACCCTGGGTCCGCTGCTGACCTGGATCGTCGAGCACCTGGAGGAGGACCTGGGTGTCGAGGCGCTGGCCCGCCGGGCGCTGATGTCGCCGCGCACGTTCGCGCGCCGCTTCCGCGAGGAGACCGGCACGACCCCGCACAGCTGGGTGACCCACCAGCGGGTCGCGGCGGCCGAGGAGCTGCTCGAGCGCAGCGACCTGGCCGTCGAGCAGATCGCCACGCGGGTGGGCTTCGGCAACGCCGCGACCCTGCGCCAGCAGTTCGGGCGGGTCCGGGGGATCAGCCCGCAGCAGTACCGGCGCCAGTTCGCCTGCTGA
- a CDS encoding class I adenylate-forming enzyme family protein: MPTSLPEGSRVALLVPGSMLLLESVMALLARGVLPVPLDPRLTAYERGRILAGLEPTLVVDEEDDLVALLDQVRPEGPMSGWRPRARPVHVTSGTTGTPKGVSSGLLTPADAAALVEEERDLWGFRPDDVHLVLSPLYHSAPLRFAMGTVLAGGRVVLPGPFDPATVTDTIRTERPTTTFCVPTHLQRLFAHWDEVGTPDLSSFRVLAHAGAPCPVATKQRLLETFPPGSTWEFYGSTEGQFTACRSEEWLERPGTVGRARPGRTLHLDDDGTIWCTVPPHARFEYLGAPDKTAAAWREGADGPAFSVGDVGRMDADGYLYLDGRRTDLIITGGVNVYPLEVEHALREHPAVEDVAVYGVPDADWGHRVCAAVVGTATPDELDTWARERLAPPKRPKTWTSVTDLPRTATGKVRRDELAPHHQG; encoded by the coding sequence ATGCCCACCTCCCTGCCCGAGGGCTCCCGCGTCGCCCTGCTGGTGCCCGGCTCGATGCTGCTGCTCGAGTCGGTGATGGCGCTGCTGGCCCGCGGGGTGCTGCCGGTGCCCCTCGACCCGCGGCTGACGGCGTACGAGCGAGGGCGGATCCTGGCCGGGCTGGAACCCACGCTGGTCGTGGACGAGGAGGACGACCTGGTCGCGCTGCTCGACCAGGTGCGCCCCGAGGGACCGATGAGCGGCTGGCGGCCCCGGGCGCGGCCGGTGCACGTGACCAGTGGCACCACCGGCACGCCCAAGGGCGTCAGCAGCGGGCTGCTCACCCCCGCCGACGCCGCAGCGCTGGTCGAGGAGGAGCGCGACCTGTGGGGCTTCCGCCCCGACGACGTGCACCTGGTCCTCAGCCCGCTGTACCACTCCGCGCCCCTGCGCTTCGCGATGGGGACGGTGCTCGCCGGCGGCCGCGTGGTGCTGCCCGGCCCCTTCGACCCGGCGACGGTCACCGACACGATCCGCACCGAACGGCCGACCACGACCTTCTGCGTGCCCACCCACCTCCAGCGCCTCTTCGCGCACTGGGACGAGGTCGGCACCCCCGACCTGAGCAGCTTCCGGGTCCTCGCCCACGCCGGCGCCCCCTGCCCCGTCGCGACCAAGCAGCGCCTGCTCGAGACCTTCCCACCCGGCAGCACCTGGGAGTTCTACGGCTCCACCGAGGGCCAGTTCACCGCCTGTCGCAGCGAGGAGTGGCTGGAGCGCCCCGGCACCGTAGGACGGGCCCGGCCCGGCCGCACCCTGCACCTCGACGACGACGGGACCATCTGGTGCACCGTGCCGCCCCATGCCCGGTTCGAGTACCTGGGTGCGCCCGACAAGACCGCCGCCGCCTGGCGCGAGGGAGCCGACGGCCCCGCGTTCAGCGTCGGTGACGTCGGGCGGATGGACGCCGACGGCTACCTCTACCTCGACGGGCGGCGCACCGACCTGATCATCACCGGCGGGGTCAACGTCTACCCCCTCGAGGTCGAGCACGCCCTGCGCGAGCACCCCGCCGTCGAGGACGTCGCGGTGTACGGCGTCCCCGACGCCGACTGGGGGCATCGCGTCTGCGCCGCCGTCGTCGGCACCGCCACCCCCGACGAGCTCGACACCTGGGCGCGCGAACGGTTGGCGCCGCCCAAGCGGCCCAAGACCTGGACCAGCGTGACCGACCTGCCGCGCACCGCCACCGGCAAGGTCCGGCGCGACGAGCTGGCGCCTCACCACCAGGGGTGA